The Malus domestica chromosome 10, GDT2T_hap1 genome contains a region encoding:
- the LOC139188607 gene encoding uncharacterized protein — protein MITEQVGEVAYRLELPPELSKVHDVFHVSMLRHYVSDPSPVIPSQPLEINPDLTYDEEPVTLLDWKDKELRNKTVRLVKVLWRNHSVEEATWETEDRMREMYPRLFYDY, from the coding sequence atgatcaccgagcAAGTCGGcgaggttgcttacaggcttgagttgcctccagagttgtccaaggtacacgatgtatttcatgtttcgatgcttcgacattatgtttcagatccctCACCTGTAATTCCttctcaacctttggaaattaatccggatttgacttatgatgaggaaccagtgactctattggattggaaggataaagaACTGAGGAACAAGACAGTTCGTCTGGTTAAAgtgttatggagaaatcattcagtagaagaagctacttgggagacagaggatcggatgagagagatgtatccacgcttgttttatgattattag